A genomic stretch from Desulfurococcaceae archaeon MEX13E-LK6-19 includes:
- a CDS encoding ABC transporter permease produces MSVYKTVFKAYFVTELLRNKGIVYGILGLMMWLALFIIPVSLFRPPNVSPEIASAYGFTAILIFMIYSMATWDWAWSLRYHMAQGLLDYVITSGRSIYVLFIGIIPVSLIWVSIALGGAYLVLSLTSAPPALTIVNPLYLVAGLLILMIVLFAHALILGGATLSAGTAGPVLEILGWIIPIATGGLSPLVNMPRPLQVFALMTPYSYPAELIRYSLLNTPTLLNLYLTLSIGAVYSIVYLVIALKVMNRQLKKILKEGVKTIGRY; encoded by the coding sequence ATGAGTGTTTACAAGACCGTGTTTAAAGCATATTTTGTTACAGAGCTTCTGAGAAACAAAGGTATAGTCTATGGTATACTTGGTTTAATGATGTGGCTCGCGCTATTCATAATACCAGTATCACTGTTTAGGCCACCGAATGTTTCTCCAGAAATAGCGTCTGCTTATGGTTTTACTGCTATACTGATATTCATGATCTATAGTATGGCTACATGGGATTGGGCTTGGAGCCTAAGATACCATATGGCACAAGGATTACTGGATTATGTTATCACTAGTGGTAGAAGCATATACGTACTCTTCATCGGCATTATACCGGTGTCCCTGATATGGGTATCAATTGCTCTAGGTGGAGCATACCTAGTATTGTCATTGACATCAGCACCACCAGCGCTAACTATAGTTAATCCATTGTATCTTGTAGCCGGGTTGCTGATACTAATGATTGTATTGTTTGCCCATGCCCTCATCCTAGGAGGTGCAACACTATCGGCTGGAACAGCTGGTCCTGTACTCGAGATACTGGGATGGATAATACCAATAGCAACCGGGGGTCTTTCACCACTTGTAAACATGCCCAGACCACTCCAAGTATTTGCGCTCATGACCCCCTATAGTTATCCAGCAGAGCTTATCCGGTACTCACTACTAAATACACCGACACTCCTCAACCTATACTTGACACTATCAATAGGAGCAGTATATTCCATAGTATACCTCGTGATAGCATTGAAAGTAATGAACAGGCAGCTCAAGAAAATACTTAAAGAAGGAGTAAAGACGATAGGTAGATACTAA
- a CDS encoding sodium:solute symporter family protein, with product MEYLALIIIAGWLGLTSIVGYVSTKKGFEKLTSVDAWFVAGRTLGLLILWLSLGANIYSAYTFLGLPGTAAREGARVWGITLYGMISYLIGFLLIPSLWKHAKNRNWLTLADAFEDLYGSKGVGAFVAITGALWSIPYIQLQIQGIGYIIEVAGYGMFDPVTAKLIAFLLIAVFTIVGGLMSVAFINALQGAIMLFAIWLVGLLAPIIAFGGYDRLFAVLQDYAATQPEGGVFSLYLRPQDLTWMVTLMLTAPLAFWLWPNRVQNIFGGKDIKTIKKNMVLVGVYQVSQIPAIMVGLTAIALFATGMLALPVYKKPYSDMAFMLVARQLFPPWFVGIVGAGALAASISTAAAILHVCGALFSRNAYQRVFKPNATGKELVFAARLFTAAIAIISLILALYAPGILIYLLLIGYAGIVQFFPQYVIGLLKPGLIGKRTAVAGMSVGMITVGLIKTSKDIASALAATPLAPVGEFLVSLKRLGFYAGFYGLIANLIVIAIGIVVGKLAGK from the coding sequence ATGGAGTACCTTGCTTTGATAATTATAGCTGGATGGCTTGGTTTAACAAGTATTGTAGGCTATGTCTCCACGAAGAAGGGATTCGAGAAGCTAACCAGCGTTGATGCATGGTTTGTCGCGGGACGTACACTAGGACTATTGATCCTATGGCTTAGCCTTGGAGCAAACATCTATAGTGCATACACGTTCCTCGGACTGCCTGGTACAGCTGCACGTGAAGGCGCTAGAGTATGGGGTATAACACTATACGGCATGATCTCTTATCTTATAGGATTCCTGTTGATCCCTAGTCTCTGGAAACACGCTAAGAACAGGAACTGGTTAACTCTAGCTGATGCTTTCGAGGATCTCTATGGTAGCAAGGGTGTTGGAGCTTTCGTCGCGATCACTGGCGCTCTATGGAGTATACCATACATACAGCTCCAGATACAAGGCATAGGCTATATCATAGAGGTAGCTGGCTACGGAATGTTCGATCCTGTTACAGCTAAACTCATAGCATTCCTGCTGATAGCCGTATTCACAATCGTCGGTGGGTTAATGAGTGTGGCCTTCATTAATGCGCTACAAGGCGCGATAATGTTGTTTGCAATATGGCTTGTAGGACTACTAGCACCAATAATAGCTTTCGGAGGCTACGATAGATTATTCGCTGTACTCCAAGACTATGCGGCAACACAACCCGAAGGCGGTGTTTTCAGTCTATACTTAAGACCACAGGATCTCACCTGGATGGTAACATTAATGCTTACAGCACCACTAGCTTTCTGGCTATGGCCAAACCGTGTCCAGAACATCTTTGGCGGCAAGGACATTAAGACAATTAAGAAGAACATGGTGCTCGTCGGTGTATACCAGGTAAGCCAGATCCCTGCCATAATGGTGGGACTAACTGCTATAGCATTATTCGCGACAGGTATGCTGGCCCTACCAGTATACAAGAAACCATACAGCGATATGGCGTTCATGCTTGTTGCCCGCCAATTATTCCCACCATGGTTCGTCGGGATCGTTGGCGCAGGAGCACTAGCAGCATCAATATCAACAGCTGCCGCAATACTCCATGTATGTGGAGCATTGTTCTCAAGGAATGCTTACCAACGTGTATTCAAGCCTAATGCAACAGGTAAAGAACTAGTTTTCGCAGCCAGGCTATTCACGGCAGCAATAGCTATTATCTCACTTATACTAGCCCTATACGCGCCAGGAATACTGATCTATCTTCTACTCATAGGCTACGCAGGCATAGTACAGTTCTTCCCACAATACGTTATAGGACTATTAAAGCCAGGGCTTATAGGCAAGAGAACTGCTGTAGCAGGAATGTCTGTAGGAATGATAACAGTAGGACTAATCAAGACCTCGAAAGATATAGCATCAGCCCTGGCAGCCACACCACTAGCTCCTGTAGGAGAATTCCTTGTATCATTAAAAAGACTAGGCTTCTATGCTGGGTTCTATGGTCTCATAGCAAATCTAATAGTGATCGCTATAGGTATAGTGGTTGGCAAGCTAGCTGGAAAATAA
- a CDS encoding ABC transporter permease has product MGFLRILWAEMKFVYADIFRRKSMLAIIILYPYMLTLFILLIGTSLGSTKVFIERIGVDPVVFFITSGFMMMVILGVSDDLLWKPIADRQLGTQPYIIASPVPRIKYYFAIPIPRLIIVLVLGLTSIVPIMYYYYGFEGIYEALVIIGLTGLSALLFVTFVLIIIGVVYGVGGENWRAINVIRPLLLVLMGVYYPRYMMPLLGRIASSLIPSSHVVEAIQRIITGYDATITTILMLIGFATALAIFYAPFGMKSMVFWEKKVVKEGVKT; this is encoded by the coding sequence ATGGGTTTTCTAAGGATTCTATGGGCTGAAATGAAGTTTGTGTATGCTGACATATTTAGGAGAAAATCAATGCTTGCAATTATCATCTTGTATCCGTACATGCTAACATTGTTCATACTATTGATAGGCACGTCTCTTGGCTCAACAAAAGTATTCATTGAGAGAATAGGGGTTGACCCTGTAGTATTCTTTATAACAAGCGGGTTCATGATGATGGTCATCCTTGGTGTAAGCGACGATTTGTTGTGGAAGCCTATAGCAGACCGGCAACTTGGTACACAACCATACATAATTGCTTCACCAGTACCGAGAATAAAGTATTACTTCGCTATCCCTATTCCGCGCCTCATCATAGTGTTGGTACTGGGGTTAACCAGTATTGTGCCGATAATGTATTACTACTATGGTTTCGAAGGCATATATGAAGCATTGGTAATCATAGGTCTCACAGGGCTTTCTGCTCTCTTGTTCGTGACATTCGTTCTCATAATCATTGGTGTAGTCTATGGTGTTGGAGGAGAAAACTGGAGAGCAATAAACGTGATAAGACCGCTCCTGTTGGTACTGATGGGGGTTTATTACCCAAGATACATGATGCCCTTGCTGGGCAGGATAGCTAGTTCACTTATCCCCTCGTCCCATGTTGTTGAAGCTATTCAGAGGATTATAACAGGCTATGACGCGACGATAACGACTATATTGATGCTGATAGGTTTCGCTACAGCACTAGCCATATTCTATGCACCATTCGGGATGAAGAGCATGGTGTTCTGGGAGAAGAAGGTAGTCAAAGAAGGTGTTAAGACATGA
- a CDS encoding ABC transporter ATP-binding protein: protein MSYAVVAEDLKKTYKTKKRKGLLRGTVERIEALRGISFKIKHGEVVGLLGPNGAGKTTTVKIIATLLLPDEGEAYVEGFSVVKEPNEVRKRIGLLLSVEKGFYGKLTGRENLEYFGALYGLGGRELKERINYLMKLLELDKLGAEDRLYEEYSLGMKARLGLARALLKDPPVLLLDEPTLGLDPPSARKIRELVKKMAREGKAILYTTHNMFEAEIVCDRILLINKGVIVAEGSPEELKARIPKLRTITVVVKNTSQDVLKEVVYKVLGDSIEPKIEVVGEKLYQLRVSIEKPEEYVGEIIRLLVEKGYDIVTMKIEEPTLEDVFIYFTR from the coding sequence ATGAGTTATGCTGTTGTAGCAGAGGATCTTAAGAAAACGTATAAGACGAAGAAGAGAAAGGGATTGCTCCGTGGCACTGTAGAGAGAATCGAGGCTCTTCGAGGAATTAGCTTCAAGATCAAGCATGGCGAGGTTGTCGGTCTCCTAGGGCCTAATGGTGCTGGGAAAACAACTACTGTTAAGATCATCGCGACGCTACTTCTTCCTGATGAGGGAGAAGCTTATGTTGAGGGATTTAGTGTTGTCAAAGAGCCTAATGAAGTCAGGAAACGAATAGGACTGCTACTTAGTGTAGAAAAAGGATTCTACGGGAAACTCACTGGCAGAGAGAATCTGGAGTACTTTGGCGCATTATATGGGCTAGGTGGGAGGGAGCTCAAGGAGAGAATAAACTATCTCATGAAGCTTCTTGAACTCGATAAACTTGGTGCTGAGGATAGACTCTATGAGGAATATAGTCTTGGCATGAAAGCTCGTCTAGGGCTTGCCCGTGCTCTTCTCAAGGATCCACCAGTGCTGTTGCTCGATGAGCCAACACTAGGTCTTGACCCACCAAGTGCACGTAAGATCAGGGAGCTAGTTAAGAAAATGGCGAGAGAAGGCAAGGCTATCTTGTATACTACTCATAACATGTTTGAAGCAGAGATTGTTTGTGATCGAATACTATTGATCAACAAGGGAGTCATAGTTGCTGAGGGGTCTCCAGAGGAGCTTAAGGCGAGAATACCTAAGCTTAGAACGATAACTGTTGTTGTGAAAAATACTAGTCAGGACGTGCTCAAAGAGGTTGTCTATAAGGTCCTGGGAGACTCTATTGAGCCAAAAATAGAAGTTGTTGGAGAGAAACTATACCAGCTAAGAGTATCGATAGAGAAACCCGAAGAATACGTGGGAGAGATCATTAGGCTTCTCGTCGAGAAAGGCTATGACATAGTTACTATGAAGATCGAGGAGCCCACTCTCGAGGATGTATTCATATATTTCACAAGGTGA